A segment of the Magnetococcales bacterium genome:
CAGTGGTTAAAGCCCAAGACCCTTTCCTGGAGTAGGCGTATCCCCTTTTCGGTGGGTGGCGTTTTCTTCTTCCAGCCGATGGCATCCATCCCATTGGCAACCTGAAGGGGAATCCCGTAATATGTAGAGTTCTGATATTTTGAGGTGCCATGGTTCTCTTTTTGGAATCTGGCCTGACTCTCTCCGGTATTCAGTCTGGAATCTTTCGACCCTATGGAATTTACCCTGGCCATGATCCAGGTGGACCCCCACGTTGGGGCCCTGGAAAAAAACAGCCGTGCACTCCTGGAACACGTCCGCAAGGCCAAGGAGGCCGGGGCTGACCTGGCGGTTTTTCCGGAGTTGGCCCTCACCGGCTATCCCCCGGAAGATCTTCTCCACAAGCCCCTGTTTCTGGAAAGATTGGGGCAGGTGGAGGAGGAGCTGCACCGTGGGGCGGCTGAAATAGGCATCGATATTCTCTACGGTTCCATCCGTTCTGGCCCGGAGGGGCTTTGGAATGTGGGCCTATTGATCCAGAATGGGGTGGAAACCGGGATGGCGGTCAAATGGCGTCTGCCCAACTATGGGGTTTTTGACGAACGGCGCTATTTTCAACCCGGAACATCCACCCGCCCTTTCGACTACCGGGGTATCGCCATCGGTGTGACCGTCTGTGAGGATATCTGGCATACCGACGGCCCTTTGCCGGAGTTGGCCCGGGGGGGCGCCGAGCTGATCCTGAATCTCAACGCCTCTCCTTTTCATATGGATAAGCGGACCCAACGGCTGAAAACCGTCACCAGCCGGGTCCAGGAGCACGGCCTGCCCATTGTTTATGTCAATCTGGTAGGGGGGCAGGACGAACTGGTTTTTGATGGGGACTCCTTTGCCATGGATCGCCATGGAGAGATCATCGCCCGCTCCGCTTTTTGTCGGGAGGATCTCAACCTGATCCGAGTGCGCCAGGAGCCCCGGGAACGGTCGGAGCCCCAGGGGGAAGGGGCGCCGGTTGGAGAGAGGGCCAAGAGAGGCGTAACTCTCGTGCCGGGGCGGATGGAACCCCTGGCCGATGCTACCCGGGAGCTCTACCAGGTGTTGTGTACGGGGCTTGCGGGGTATGTGCGTAAAAATGGTTTTGATGGGGTGGTGTTGGGGCTTTCGGGGGGGATCGACTCGGCGCTGACCGCGGTCATCTGTGCCGATGCCTTGGGGCCCCAGCGGGTGGAGGTGGTGATGATGCCCTCTCCATACACCTCTCCGGAAAGCCTGGAGGATGCCGCTGACGGGGCCAGGCGATTGGGTATTCGACTGGGAGAGATTCCCATCGGGCCGCTGTTTGATCTTTTTCAGGCGAGCCTGAAGGACGAATTTGCGGGTTATGGGGCCGATGTCACCGAGGAAAACATCCAGCCCCGCATTCGGGCAACGCTGCTGATGGCCATCTCCAATAAAAAGCGCCTGCTTCTGGTGACCACCGGCAATAAAAGCGAGATCAGTGTCGGTTATGCCACCCTCTATGGCGATATGGCCGGGGGGTTTTCGGTTTTGAAGGATCTCCTGAAAGAGGGGGTCTATCGACTGGCCCGGGCGCGCAACCAATGGGCCCAAGAGGCGGGAGAGCCCCCGCCGGTGCCGGAAAGAATTATCGACAAGCCCCCGTCGGCGGAGCTTAAACCCGACCAGAAAGATACCGATTCCTTGCCCCCTTATCCCGTTCTCGATCAAATTTTGCAATATTATGTGGAACAGGAACTGGGGCTTATGGAGATCGTCAATAAAGGGATCGACCGGGCCACCGCAGCCCGGATCATTCGGCTGGTGGACCAAAATGAATATAAACGGCGTCAAGCCTCCCCCGGTGTGCGGGTTACCCGGCGGGCCTTCGGCAAGGACAGGCGCTATCCCATCACCAACGGTTTTCGGGTATCCTGATCCAGATGATGAAACGATCCATGCCAGCCAAGGGACAAAACAGCCTCGGGAAAAACCTTCCGGCAAGCCGGGGGAGCTTGGGTGTTATCTGGCGCATGGGGGCTGTGGTACTCACTCTGGGGAGCGGTTTGCTCTTTTCAGCCTGTGGCGGGGATTCAAAACCAAATGTTTCCGCTGAGGATCTGACGGTTTATCTGGACAAGGGGCAGGCTTATCTCAATCGGGGCAATGCGGTGATGGCGCTACCCGCTCTGCAAGAGGCCCAGGCCATCGACCCGGACAACCTGGAGGTGCTGGTGGCGCTGGGGTTGGCCTACGATGGGGTGGGGCGTTCCCAGCAGGCGTTGGCGGTGTTGGAAAAGGCTCACGAAATAGAGCCCCATAGCGGCCAGATCAGCAACAACCTGGGGGTGGCGCACATGCGCCTGGGGCAGCTGGAGGAAGCTGAAAAAGCTTTTGGTGAGGCGTTACAGGATCTTACCTACGCTACACCTGAGGATGCCCAGTTCAATTTGGCCCTGCTTTATAAACGCCGGGGCGAAACAGAAAAGATGATGACGGCCCTGACCCGAACCATCGATTACAATCCGGGTCATCTGGGGGGACGTCTGGAACTTGCCGACCACTACCGGGATGTGGGAAAACCCTCTCTGGAGAAGCAACAGCTGCAAATGGGTTTGGCGGAACATCCCGATCATCTGGTTTTGATGGAGCGTCTGGCTAAGGCGTATGTGGCAGCAGGTGAGCAGGAGGGGGCCCGGGCTGTGTATGGACGGATTGCCAGGCTGGCACCGCAATCCGAATCGGGTAAACGGGCGATCCATTGGCTTTCAGCAGTGGGAACGGAAGAATGAAGTCAAACCGATCGGGACCCATGGCGGTCCCCAAAAAGAAACCGCTGCGTGGCAAGGAGCCCTCTCTGGGGGAGCCTGACGGACAGGGTGAAGAGCAGCAGCCCCCAACAGAAGCCCCCAACCAGGCGCCTCCTGCTAACAGCGGTGGGGCAGCTTTGGCGGTGGGACAGACCCTGCGGGAGGCTCGGGAAGCCAAGGGGCTCACCCTCCGGGAGCTTTCCCGCACCACCCGCATCCGGGATTTTCACCTCAACGCCCTGGAAAATGGTGAGCTGGACAAGCTGCCCGGCAATACCTTTGTCGTGGGTTTTTTAAAGATCTATGCCAAGGCCCTGGATCTGCCGGAGAAAGAACTGGTGGCCCAGTTCAGTGCCAGCCTGGATGGCCGCACCCGCAAACCCATGCGACCGGAACCGCCCCCAGCCCCCACCGGGGATACCAAAACCGGTCCTCGTCCGGGCAAATGGCTGGTGCTGGGGGGGATTGTCCTCCTGGTGGTCATATTTGTCCTGTTTGAAAAATATCAGACTGAACTGGTGCCCGACGGCCCCACACCCAAACCGGAGCCTCCCCAGGCGATGATGGAAGAGCCTCTGGTGAGCGATACGCCGCCGGTGGTGGTGTCCGAGACCGACTCCGGCCTCTCTATTGATGCCGATTTGATTCCCCAGTCCGAAGAAGACCGGGAGGCCAGGCGTGTGGAGACCCCAGCCACGGAAGCGGCTGCCACTCCTGCTCTGAAACTGGCCGTGGATGCCCCTCTGGTTCGGGCTTCCGGCAGCATCTCGACCCCATCCGGGGAGGGGGGGGAAGCCGATACAGAGCAGCTGGCTGAACCTGGCGCACCGGAAACGGTTGAGAATCCTGAAACACCGGCTACCCATCCCCGTTTGCGGGTGGCTACCCAGGTGGCCCAGGAGAGCCCGACCGCTGCCCAGGCTCCGGCCACCGAGGCTCCGGCCCAGCCGGTTTCGGATCGACTGGCCGACCGTATCGTGGAGGTGGCTCAAGATGCCCCACAAGTCACCCGACGCGATCAGCCCATCGAGGAGCGTTATCCCGAATCGGGTGAGGGGGATGTGCCGCCGGGAATCACCCCAAATACCGTCTATCTGGAGGCCCAGGAGAGTGTCTGGGTGCAGATTTTCGATCAGGCTGGTGAGGAAAAGAAGGATATGGTGCTTCGCTCCGGACAGCGTTTTGTGATGCCGGAAGAGGGGCGTTATCTGGCCACCATCGGCCACGGGGGTGGGATCGCCATCTTTGTGGGTGAGGAGCGTATTCTCCTCAAGGGAGATCCGGCGGAACCCATCAACAATCTGGAGTTGACCGCGACTTCCCTGCGGAAAAAGGCTGCTGGAAACCCGTGAGCAGGGTCTCCTTTTTGACCCCCCGCAAGCCGACCCGACCGATTTCGGTGGGGGGGGTGCAGGTGGGAGGGGATGGGGTTATTTCCGTCCAATCCATGACCAACACCGATACCCGGGATGTGGCGGCCACTTCGGCCCAGATTCGGGCGTTGGCGGAGGCGGGGGCGGATCTGGTTCGGGTCTCCTGTCCCGACGAGGAGGCAGCCCGTGCGGTTGGCCCCCTGGTGGCGCAATCTCCGGTGCCCCTGATCGCCGACATCCATTTTGATCATCGCCTGGCATTGACCGCCCTGGAAAATGGCATCGCCTGTCTGCGGATCAATCCCGGCAACATCGGCTCCCGGGAGCGGGTGGGGGAGGTGGTGCGGGCAGCACGGGAGCGCCAGGTGCCCATCCGGATCGGGGTCAATGCCGGCTCCCTGGAGCGCGCTCTTCTGGAACGTTACGGCGAACCCTGCCCGGAAGCGATGGTGGCGTCGGCCCTTGAGCACATCCGCATTCTGGAGGATCTCAACTATCAAGAGATCAAGGTCAGCCTCAAAGCCAGTCAGGTAGGGCTGACGGTGGCGGCTTATCGTCAGCTTTCGGGGCAGGTGGATTATCCCCTGCACCTGGGCATCACCGAGGCGGGGGGGCTCCTGCCGGGATCGGTCAAATCGGCGGTGGGGCTCGCACTGTTGCTCTCAGAGGGCATTGGCGATACCCTGCGGGTTTCCCTCTCCACCGATCCAGTGGAAGAGGTCCGGGTAGGGTTTGAAATTCTCAAGGCCCTGGGGCTTCGGACCCGGGGAGTCGATATCATCTCCTGCCCCACCTGCTCCCGGCAGACCTTCGCGGTGATCGATGTGGTGG
Coding sequences within it:
- a CDS encoding tetratricopeptide repeat protein, with the translated sequence MPAKGQNSLGKNLPASRGSLGVIWRMGAVVLTLGSGLLFSACGGDSKPNVSAEDLTVYLDKGQAYLNRGNAVMALPALQEAQAIDPDNLEVLVALGLAYDGVGRSQQALAVLEKAHEIEPHSGQISNNLGVAHMRLGQLEEAEKAFGEALQDLTYATPEDAQFNLALLYKRRGETEKMMTALTRTIDYNPGHLGGRLELADHYRDVGKPSLEKQQLQMGLAEHPDHLVLMERLAKAYVAAGEQEGARAVYGRIARLAPQSESGKRAIHWLSAVGTEE
- a CDS encoding helix-turn-helix domain-containing protein; its protein translation is MKSNRSGPMAVPKKKPLRGKEPSLGEPDGQGEEQQPPTEAPNQAPPANSGGAALAVGQTLREAREAKGLTLRELSRTTRIRDFHLNALENGELDKLPGNTFVVGFLKIYAKALDLPEKELVAQFSASLDGRTRKPMRPEPPPAPTGDTKTGPRPGKWLVLGGIVLLVVIFVLFEKYQTELVPDGPTPKPEPPQAMMEEPLVSDTPPVVVSETDSGLSIDADLIPQSEEDREARRVETPATEAAATPALKLAVDAPLVRASGSISTPSGEGGEADTEQLAEPGAPETVENPETPATHPRLRVATQVAQESPTAAQAPATEAPAQPVSDRLADRIVEVAQDAPQVTRRDQPIEERYPESGEGDVPPGITPNTVYLEAQESVWVQIFDQAGEEKKDMVLRSGQRFVMPEEGRYLATIGHGGGIAIFVGEERILLKGDPAEPINNLELTATSLRKKAAGNP
- a CDS encoding NAD+ synthase, with the translated sequence MEFTLAMIQVDPHVGALEKNSRALLEHVRKAKEAGADLAVFPELALTGYPPEDLLHKPLFLERLGQVEEELHRGAAEIGIDILYGSIRSGPEGLWNVGLLIQNGVETGMAVKWRLPNYGVFDERRYFQPGTSTRPFDYRGIAIGVTVCEDIWHTDGPLPELARGGAELILNLNASPFHMDKRTQRLKTVTSRVQEHGLPIVYVNLVGGQDELVFDGDSFAMDRHGEIIARSAFCREDLNLIRVRQEPRERSEPQGEGAPVGERAKRGVTLVPGRMEPLADATRELYQVLCTGLAGYVRKNGFDGVVLGLSGGIDSALTAVICADALGPQRVEVVMMPSPYTSPESLEDAADGARRLGIRLGEIPIGPLFDLFQASLKDEFAGYGADVTEENIQPRIRATLLMAISNKKRLLLVTTGNKSEISVGYATLYGDMAGGFSVLKDLLKEGVYRLARARNQWAQEAGEPPPVPERIIDKPPSAELKPDQKDTDSLPPYPVLDQILQYYVEQELGLMEIVNKGIDRATAARIIRLVDQNEYKRRQASPGVRVTRRAFGKDRRYPITNGFRVS
- the ispG gene encoding flavodoxin-dependent (E)-4-hydroxy-3-methylbut-2-enyl-diphosphate synthase, whose protein sequence is MSRVSFLTPRKPTRPISVGGVQVGGDGVISVQSMTNTDTRDVAATSAQIRALAEAGADLVRVSCPDEEAARAVGPLVAQSPVPLIADIHFDHRLALTALENGIACLRINPGNIGSRERVGEVVRAARERQVPIRIGVNAGSLERALLERYGEPCPEAMVASALEHIRILEDLNYQEIKVSLKASQVGLTVAAYRQLSGQVDYPLHLGITEAGGLLPGSVKSAVGLALLLSEGIGDTLRVSLSTDPVEEVRVGFEILKALGLRTRGVDIISCPTCSRQTFAVIDVVAQLEKRLAHIREPVTVSVIGCVVNGPGEAKESLAGVVGGEGKNLLYRGGEPLEKITDEELVERLVAEAEAAALKMREAT